TGGGAGTGACACCGGAGGATGTTGTTTTTGCGCAGGAGGCCAATAAGCCACCTACCTCCATTCACGAAACAGTGTTTGAAAATGACGGAGACCCGATTACACTTATGGATCAGATTGCCGACGAATCGCAGGAAAGATGGTTCGACAAGCTGGCGCTGAATGAGGCCATTGACGGATTATCTGAACGGGAGCGATTGATTGTGTACCTGCGTTATTACCGGGATCAGACTCAGTCAGAGGTTGCAAGTCGTCTTGGCATTTCTCAGGTGCAGGTATCACGATTGGAAAAAAAGATTTTACAACTGATCCGCGATCAGATTGCCCAATAATGAAGACAGGATTTTAGTGAGTGAAATCCTTATACTAACGCATTCTAAAGAGTATTCCAAAGCCATTTTAATGGCCAGGAGTACTCTTTTTTGCGTGTGACAAAAGACAATACACAGAATAGGTTTGCTTGCTTCGCCCCATACTAATCGGTAATTACGAGGATAAGGAGGGAATCGGATGAATCATAGTCCGGCTCCTATTGTCTACTTGCGGCTCCGCAGCCGTGTGCGTATGATCCAAGGGCAGGATTTACATTTGGGCGATGTAGCCCACCTGCTGACGGAGCCCGAATGGGAAAAGGATCTGCTTGAGCTTGTTCTCAAGCGGCCGCAGAAGCAGGACGGTAACCTGATACTGGTGGACATGCTACAAATCATATCAAAAATTAGAGATCATATTCCGGGAGTCGTAGTTGAATCTCTCGGGAAACCGCATGTACTTGTGGAACTCGTGGAAAGACCCCGTAAGCCATCCAAAATACTGTTCGTGTTAGTATGGTTGCTGCTGTTTTTTGGCTCTGCGCTGACGATTATGAACTTTCATGCTGACGTTAGCATGATGGAGGTACAGGTTCGGATTGTGGAGATGATTACGGGACAAAAGGATGAGCATCCGTACTTGTTCCAAATTGCTTACTCGATCGGCATCGGCTTTGGCATGATCGTATTTTTTAATCACTTGTTCAAGAAAAAATGGAATGAGGAGCCGACCCCCTGGAGGTGGAAATGTATCTGTATCAGGAAAATGTGGATCAGTATGTTGTGGCAGAGGAGTATGAAAAGATGGCTCGTTTGCAGACAAAGGATAAGAAACCATGATATTTGTACAGGCTGCACTTCAGATTATTTTGGGTATCGCTGGGGGCTGGCGGTAGGTAGCGGTGTGATTGCTTTTTTTATTGTGCTGGATATCATGCCGCGATTAGCACAACTCACCCGGACGTATAAAAAATCACGTGCATACGAAAAGGCGATGATTTTAGGTTCAGTGGTGGGAACCGTGGCCGATTTTTGGAACATTTGCTTGCCATTACCGGGCATGTTTACATGGATACCCGGGCTATTTTGCGGAGTGTTTATTGGCTTGCTCGCCGCGGCTCTAACAGAGGTGCTGAATCTCCTGCCCATACTGGCCAAGCGACTCCATATGACTGTATACATGTTCGGTCTGTTAATGGCAATGGTGCTTGGCAAGGTAACGGGTTCCTTATTTGATTGGTTTGTATACAACCGTTAATAGCGAAGAAGAAGGGGGCAAGAGATATGGATCACAGAACGGATCAGGATCAGCAGGAGCATTATCATGGAGACGGAGCAATAGGAAGGGAAAATAAGACTGATGGGGAAAGTTCGGGCTCCTGGAAGCAAAAGCAGGAGCAGGAAGCCGCTCGTCTTAAGCACAAAAAGAAAGCGAGCGTTCTGATAATGTAGAGGAATCCATTCGTTATTGGCAGGTTGAGGATGATATTTCTCCAAAGATGAAGGAAAATCGTGAAACTCTTAAAATGGTATTGGGTTTGGGAGAGACCTTTGATGTTGTGTTCAGGGAAATGACAACAGGTGGCCGCCATATTGGGTATCTGTTCCTGAATACCTTTGCCAAGGATCAGATCATGCTTGAGGTGCTAAAGCGGCTTACCTATCTGACGCCTGATGACATGACTTCAGCTGGACTCCAAGCGTATTTTGAAAATTTTATTCCACATATACAGGTAGAGAAGACGGATAAGATGTCTGTCGTCATAAACAAGGTGCTGACGGGAATGAGTGCTCTCTTCATGGAAGGCGAGCGTTTTTCTGTTATTCTGGATACTCGTAATTACCCGGTACGGAGTCCAGAAGAACCTTCCTTGGAGAGAGTCGTGCGCGGTGCACGCGATGGTTTTACGGAAACGATGCTTACGAATGTAGGTTTAGTGCGTCGGCGTTTGCGAGACCCCGGACTTAAATTTGAGGCTATGCAGGTCGGACGCCGAACCCGAACAGATGTATGCTTGGGCTACATTGATGATATTGTGGATAAGGTCATGGTGGATACGGTACGAGACAAAATTAAAAATGTTAATCTGGATGGTATTCCTCTGGCCGATAAGCAATTAGAGGAGACAATTATCAATAAAGGTTGGAATCCATATCCATTAGTACGATATTCAGAGCGACCAGATGTTGTGGCTTCGCATATTATGGAAGGAAGGCTCGTTATTTTCGTTGATACCTCACCCAGCGTAATGATTTTGCCTACCACTTTTTTTGACCTGTGCCAGCATGCAGAAGAGAATCGGCAAACCGCTTTTATGGGTAGCTATTTACGCTGGGTGCGTTTTTTAGGCATATTCGCCTCAATGTTTCTGCTTCCGATGTGGCTGCTAATGGTCATCAATCCCGAGTTAAAACCGGCGTTTCTCGATTTTATTGGTCCTCAGAAGGAAGCTCATCTTCCGCTGATTGCCCAATTTATCATTGTGGAACTAGGGGTCGATCTTATGCGAATGGCAGCTGTGCATACCCCGACACCACTGGCTTCCGCTATGGGTTTGATCGCAGCCATTCTGGTTGGCGATATAGCAGTTCAAACGGGACTATTCGTAAATGAGGTCGTCTTGTACATGGCTGTTGCTGCCATAGGGATGTTCGCAACACCGAGCTATGAGTTGGGACTGGCGAATAGACTGATTCGACTATTCCTGCTGGTTGCTGTTGCTATTTTTCACGTACCAGGCTTTGTCGTCGGCACGACACTGATCATTTTGATGCTGACGCTGCATCGGTCATATAATTCTTCGTATTTGTGGCCGTTCATTCCTTTTAATGCTAAAGCGTTAGCTTCCATCTTGTTCCGTATGCCTGTACTTGATGCGCCTAACCGCCCGTCATTTAATAAAACGAGGGACAATACGCGTATGCCCCATACGGATGCCAACACAGATTCGAACTCAGGCAATGGACAGGAGCATTAATATAAATGATCTGCATAAAAATCCATTGTTCTTGATGTTTTTTTTGCTATACTGGTGTAAACATTCGATGGAATATGACTAGCTTGTTCCAGAAAGAGAGGCGCCAGAACATGTATTTGCATGGAAGCAGTAAAATTAACAGCAATGGACATTTGGAGATTGGTGGATGTGATACCACGCTTTTGAAAGAGCGTTTTGGCACGCCGCTATATATTGTAGACGAACAGTTAGTCCGCCGGCGTTGCCGGGAATTTATAGAAGCATTTCGTGAGACCGGTTTAAAGTTTCAAGTGGCTTATGCAAGCAAAGCATTTTGTGTTATGGCCATGTGCGCTTTAGCTGCTGAAGAAGGAATGTCGCTTGACGTTGTTTCCAGCGGAGAGCTGTTCACAGCGCTGCAAGCAGGATTCCCGGCAGAACGAATCCATTTTCATGGCAATAACAAGACGCCGGAAGAAATTGAAATGGCGTTAGAGGCGCACATTGGCTGCTTCGTCGTTGATAGCAAGATGGAATTGCATTTGTTACAGGCTCTCGCCTCTGAAAAAGGACAACAGGTCAATATTTTACTGCGGGTTACGCCGGGGGTTGAAGCGCATACGCATGAATATATGGCCACAGGTCAAGAAGATTCAAAATTTGGCTTTGACATTGCGAATGGTACAGCCCGTCAAGCGGTGGAACAGGCTATCAAGCTGGATCATCTTAATCTGCTGGGAGTACATTCTCATATCGGTTCGCAAATCTTCGAAGTCAATGGCTTCCAAATGGCTGCCGAGCGGGTCGCAGCTTTTTGCAGAGAGATTAAGGAGCAGCTTCAGTTTTCCTTCAAGGTGATTAATCTTGGTGGTGGATTTGGCATCCGTTATACAGAGGAGGACACACCGCTGAAACTATCCACCTATGTACAGGCTATCGGCGAAGCGGTGAAAACTCATTTTTCTGGACTTTACGATGAGCTTCCAGAAATTTGGATTGAGCCGGGACGAAGTATTGTAGGTGATTCAGGTACAACCTTGTATACGGTAGGAAGCATCAAGGATATTCCGCAGGTTCGTAAATATGTTTCCGTAGACGGCGGAATGACAGATAATCCACGTCCTGCACTGTATCAGGCCAAGTATGAAGCGATGCTGGCTAATCGAGCACAAGATGCGAACGAAGAAACAGTGTCTATTGCAGGCAAATGCTGTGAGAGCGGCGATATGCTTATTTGGGATGTAGAACTGCCTCGCCCGAATAGCGGAGACTTGCTCGCTGTAGCCTCAACCGGAGCTTATAATTACTCCATGGCGAGCAATTATAACCGGATACGCCGACCAGCAGTTGTATTTGTCAACAACGGTGAGGCTGAGCTGGTAGTGCGTCGGGAAACCTACGAGGATATTGTTCGCAACGATGTTTTGCCACAGCGCTTGGTTCGTGATCAAGCCAGCTCAGTGGTTCAGCCCAATGCCAAGATTACGGTTTCGTCCTGATTGTGGAATTCTAAAATCAAGCAGGCCATTGCGTCGGTAATCACAGACCGGGGACAATGGCCCCTTTTTTTGGACAAGGCTTTGCTAAGCGCGCCAATTCATAGTAAACTGGAACTTGATGTTATTTAGTTTTCAAAACAGGTTGAAAAGGAGATACAAACAATGAAAAAAGGTAGAATAGATCTTGAAAACGGCGGTATCGTCGAAATTGACTTTTTCCCAGAAGAAGCTCCAAACACCGTTG
This window of the Paenibacillus polymyxa genome carries:
- the lysA gene encoding diaminopimelate decarboxylase, whose protein sequence is MYLHGSSKINSNGHLEIGGCDTTLLKERFGTPLYIVDEQLVRRRCREFIEAFRETGLKFQVAYASKAFCVMAMCALAAEEGMSLDVVSSGELFTALQAGFPAERIHFHGNNKTPEEIEMALEAHIGCFVVDSKMELHLLQALASEKGQQVNILLRVTPGVEAHTHEYMATGQEDSKFGFDIANGTARQAVEQAIKLDHLNLLGVHSHIGSQIFEVNGFQMAAERVAAFCREIKEQLQFSFKVINLGGGFGIRYTEEDTPLKLSTYVQAIGEAVKTHFSGLYDELPEIWIEPGRSIVGDSGTTLYTVGSIKDIPQVRKYVSVDGGMTDNPRPALYQAKYEAMLANRAQDANEETVSIAGKCCESGDMLIWDVELPRPNSGDLLAVASTGAYNYSMASNYNRIRRPAVVFVNNGEAELVVRRETYEDIVRNDVLPQRLVRDQASSVVQPNAKITVSS